From the Longimicrobium sp. genome, one window contains:
- a CDS encoding XRE family transcriptional regulator: MSPEARERAQERSLQMLLEIPLHELRQAREKTQQEMAAALGTTQANISQLEKRADMYLSTLRRYIEALGGELEITARFPSGELRLLGFSDAPEPMAEKVVV, encoded by the coding sequence ATGAGCCCCGAGGCGCGCGAGCGGGCGCAGGAGCGCAGCCTGCAGATGCTGCTCGAGATCCCGCTGCACGAGCTGCGTCAGGCGCGCGAGAAGACGCAGCAGGAGATGGCGGCCGCGCTCGGCACCACGCAGGCCAACATCTCGCAGCTGGAGAAGCGCGCGGACATGTACCTGAGCACCCTCCGCCGCTACATCGAGGCGCTCGGTGGCGAGTTGGAGATCACCGCGCGCTTCCCCAGCGGTGAGCTGCGCCTCCTCGGCTTCTCCGACGCGCCGGAGCCGATGGCGGAAAAGGTGGTGGTCTGA